TCTCGCCTCGAGTCTGCCGAGATTTTCGTTGTTTGTGAGAAGTACTTGAAACCACCGAAGGTATTTTTGTTCTGATTAAGATTCAATCGATTGTGCTTGTTCCAGAACATTTACATTCCGTAGTACAGTTCATAGTGTCCACTTACTAATTTCTGTGACTACAACAATGCTtttaattttcctgaaattactTTACCGAGTTACTTTAACTTTTTGGTCTGCTACTTGGTTAAAGTAGTTTTGTTACCTCACTTACTCGGAAATCGTGAGATAGATTGCACCACATTTTTTAACTAGGCGAAGTATAACAACAACGACTTATGTTTCAGGTAGCGCCAGAGCTCCTTGATcataaaaaagtatttttggaACCGGATGGTCACGATGCTCACAAGCCGAACCCGTATGTTTTGTGCCTACGTAATGCTGTGTATCTTACCACGAAGTTCCGTTATTATTTGAAATCTTCTTATTTTAGTCAAACAATTCTGCTgggaaagaaggagaagaaggcCAAAGCGGAAGGTTATGAGGAGGGGTTGTTATCGGTTCATAAGAAAGTTGACGCAACGACATTCATTCAAGCCCATGTAAGATGCCATGACTTTTTCACCATGTATTCAAATCTCAATAGTTATTTTTTGATAAAGTTTTGTTGAACTGTAGGAGTACCTCGAAGTACTGGGTGGTGCAAATGAGATTGTTCTCGATcaggaaaaatggaagaatgcTCCAGAAACTAATGAAGAGGTAATTTTCTCAACGGTTTTGATTGCATGCTTCCGTACACTGAGTAGCGTGCTCTTGATGTTCTTTCCAGATACGAGAATACCTAAAAGACTTGAAAGTTTGTGGACCACGCGAGTTGCGGAAACTCCTTAAATGGAGGAAAGCAATGAGAAGCATCCTCGAGGAAGAGCTCAAAGCTCTGGAGAAGTCAGTTCTCTAAAAGTCCCAAAATAACCTCAATATCAAGTACATGTTCTAGAGAACttggagaagaaaatgtgCCTGAAGTAGAGTTGAATGAAGACGAACTTGAGTAAgtggttgatttttttttcgaattttccctATTATACACCGTAACAAGCTTACGTTTGGCTTTTTAGAGACAAGGAGATGGCAGAAATTGATGAGATGATTGCACGCGCCACCGAAGAGGAACGGGTGGCTCTAAAGAAGTTAGTGACGTGTGTGTAATAAAATGACTTGGAGAAATAACTCTCATTTTCctttcagaagaaagaagaaattactaAAAGCGAAAGCGAAAATAGTCAGAAGACGTCAGCTGAAAATGATAATTGAAGGTGATCATGCCGATCAGGTGGAAGACATTGAGTTGTTTAGCTTGAAGAAAATTCGCAGGGtgatttttttacaattttcttttctcagcaCGCGTTTCTCTGATTTTCAATCTCTTACATGAATTTTCGAGATTCTTTAAATCCATTCCAGGCCAGAGAACTGAACAAATTGACCGCAGATTCAGTAGAAACACCAGAAATTGAAGGAATGAATGAGGACCGGGAGGGTCTGGGTGATGGAGAATGGGAAACCAGAGACGGCACTGGGTAGGCAGTTTGGctgttggattttttcttccgttaAACTACATtgacgtttttctttccttttagatcagacgacgaagaagaaaatgatgatgaaGTTGGTGAAGAATCGAGTGATGAAAGCGATAACGAGCTTATTAACACCGAAGAAAGCGGTTTAAGTAAGCTACAGAAGAAAGAATCAAGAGCGGACAAGTGGTTTGGAAAGGCATGTAGTCGTAGCACAACATCGAGTTAACTattcttctatattttcaaTGCATAAATTGTTGCAGGAGGAGATTGCTGGATTACTGTCTGATGAAGACGAAGATGATGAGATGGACGTAATTGAAAAACATATGAAACGACAGAGCAGGAATCTCCATGCTAATACAGGTagttatttttaaagaatagcAAAATGATGTATAAGTATATATGATTGCAGAATTTTATCTGATCGTGTGCCCACATTACAAGATAGTAAACGACAAcgtgtttgttgtttattgaAGGAAAGATTGAGaataaaaagtagaacaaTGAAGGGACTTCCTGCAAATCTTTAAAAGCGCATTTCCAATTTTAACAAGTTgttttgaatagaaaaatcgCACACAACAGGTAACTCTTTCCACGGTATTCGCAGTGGTTCTCATGTGTATCTGAcataaattttgtttactaggcgggaataaatgaaaagagaaagaattttcTCGTTGGGGGGAGATATTTGATTAGGTCCTGCGGAACTGTTCAGTTTGTGACCCTTTTCTCCTGATGTTTCTGAATCCCACAGTGAGCACGCTTGCTGTTGTCGACTCAAACTTATCACCAAATGCCACCGAAAAGCTGCTGAAATGGCAGATTACCTCATTTTGTACCTCGCAGTTTACTTCGGAACTGCAGTGTCTCCATTGTGTTATTGTAAACCAGATGAAATagatcaaacaaaaaatgtgcGAACGAATGCTACAGCTCCTTCGACTTAGAATTTATCTGCGTTTCTGTTCTGAGCAAATAAACCAATTTGTATTGATCCCACATGTTGCTGCTTTCGGTTCTAGGTTAAGGCATCGAATGAACCACGATTTATCTGCTTTAGTCAGTTTCGAAGATGACGAGATGTccaataaaaagagaagaaaacggaaaaacaGCGATGATGgagatgttgatgttgatgGGGAACATGTAAAAGCAAACGAGGATGAAGTTGAAGAGGGATCAAAATTCACCGCTGAAATGGCttgggaagaagaagaatttgaagatgGTTAGTTGTATGGTCACAAAAAGTAATCTTATATTCCTCCCATTATTATATGTTTAGAGGATAACCGAGCAGCAAAACGCGAAGTCTCGAAAGCCATACTCGGAGAGgatttgaaacctagttggtttttctattctatttcagtttcaattcaattctatTTGTATTCCAATAGTGAGCTGTTGCTACAGACCGTCCTCCGTTTACTCGATGATAGATATTctttagaagcaaaaaaacgTCGTCTTACTCCAGAACAACTTGCCTTAGGAGAGCAGTTGATATACTCAAGCAAATCTGCGAGAGAGGTTGAAGAGTGGGGTTGGAACAGGCAAGTTTTAAACAACGAGGGTAAATTCGTTTATCTAGTTATGAAGGCCAAAATACTCAGGTATGCGAATAACGATGAAGGACTTCCGGATTGGTTCGTTGAAGATGAGAGAAAACATTACCGGAAGCAGTTGCCGGTTAGCAAAGTGAGTTGTCTAGCTTCTTCCCTTAcgctttgaaataaaatgtagttagCAGTTAGACAGGTGTTAAACATCTCTCTTTCGTAGGGATTCTTACTTGTGTCAGTATTCGTTGCCGAAAAAACTTGcagtttgaagagaaaaacaaacgtttttttcctttacataTTCGTTTGTTACTGAAATTCTGTtaaaactcgttgtaggaaagcGCTGGAAAAAGCTTTTCCATTCCCCACCTTCTTTTCCtctgtcttcttcttcttcaacttgTTCCTCCTTCTCAGTTTacctcctttctttctttctttcttctccttctgaCTCATTTCCCCTTTTTTGAGACCATTCCAAACTACGGCGACACTGATATAATATTGTCAGTGCTCTCCTACCCTTCTGCTAACTGCACAGAAAATTACCTCACTTGTACGTGGTATAGAATCAGCCAACCCTTCATCTTAATGAATTACTACTTCGTCTCGATTTTAGGCTCAAGTTGAAGAGTATAGGAAGCGCCTTCGTGAATTGAATGCACGGCCGTGTAAGAAGGTTGCCGAAGCAAAAACTAGAAAGCAGAGAAGGTAAAATTTAAGATAATTGTTTTATCGCTTGTTTGGAAGTTTAATATAGTTATGGAATCCCACTCATCcttccatttattttatgtttccaatgcattttcttcaatctgttgttatttgttatatgTCCTTTGTTCGTCACTCAGCAGTGTAACTTCTGATCTCTTTTGGGTGTTTTTTGGACCACTTCTTCATACAAGACACTTGTGATGTTATAGTCGAATTAAGACGAACACAagtctgtttttctttgcttaaaCGGTTGTGATCGAATTGGCAAGTCGCTTGCTATAATCGGACTGCAGAAGTAAATAAGGTCCCATCTCGTTCTTGAATCttgaataaatcaataataaataataataataaagtgaaTAAGGTCGCACCTCCACCGCCCCACTTCCAGTGCAGGCGTTTACACAATTGCACTgagtttcacgtcgttttgaccgacCATATTGTCTTTCTGTACATACCAGATACAAAGAAATAGTTTCAATGCAAGAACAAAGCTCCAGTTTGCACGCTATCTTTTATAGACATATGTCTCTTTTCTCTCATACATTTCCAATGTATTCGCTGTTGAGATATGCCATTGCAGAGCGTTGCGTCGCTTGCAAGCTGCGAAGAAGAAGGCTGAAGGCGTAttagaaaacgaaaatctCGAACATGCGGAGAAAGtacgagaaatgaaaaagtactATTTTCGTGTCTTTGTAAATATgagatttgaatttttgagtgAACGATTTTAGGATTTACGCGGCTGCTAAtaa
This window of the Necator americanus strain Aroian chromosome III, whole genome shotgun sequence genome carries:
- a CDS encoding hypothetical protein (NECATOR_CHRIII.G11875.T2), with translation MGKKVKIGKQRRDKYYKLAKEAGYRSRAAFKLIQLNKRFEFLQNSRATVDLCAAPGGWMQVATQNMPVSSLVIGVDLVPIKPIANCIALQGDITTEKTRQAIKKELQRWEADCVLHDGAPNVGLNWVHDAFQQNCLVLSALKLATQILRKNGTFVTKVFRSNDYSCLITVFEKLFKKVHVWKPAASRLESAEIFVVCEKYLKPPKVAPELLDHKKVFLEPDGHDAHKPNPQTILLGKKEKKAKAEGYEEGLLSVHKKVDATTFIQAHEYLEVLGGANEIVLDQEKWKNAPETNEEIREYLKDLKVCGPRELRKLLKWRKAMRSILEEELKALEKELGEENVPEVELNEDELEDKEMAEIDEMIARATEEERVALKKRKKKLLKAKAKIVRRRQLKMIIEGDHADQVEDIELFSLKKIRRARELNKLTADSVETPEIEGMNEDREGLGDGEWETRDGTGSDDEEENDDEVGEESSDESDNELINTEESGLSKLQKKESRADKWFGKEEIAGLLSDEDEDDEMDVIEKHMKRQSRNLHANTVSFEDDEMSNKKRRKRKNSDDGDVDVDGEHVKANEDEVEEGSKFTAEMAWEEEEFEDEDNRAAKREVSKAILGEDLKPKAKKRRLTPEQLALGEQLIYSSKSAREVEEWGWNRYANNDEGLPDWFVEDERKHYRKQLPVSKAQVEEYRKRLRELNARPCKKVAEAKTRKQRRALRRLQAAKKKAEGVLENENLEHAEKVREMKKIYAAANKKERKKTELVVMTKGKKGKISRPNGRYKLVDSRMKKDLRAMKSKEKTKGRGKRPCPSSFFSVGGQSVCTALFSDP
- a CDS encoding hypothetical protein (NECATOR_CHRIII.G11875.T3), translated to MGKKVKIGKQRRDKYYKLAKEAGYRSRAAFKLIQLNKRFEFLQNSRATVDLCAAPGGWMQVATQNMPVSSLVIGVDLVPIKPIANCIALQGDITTEKTRQAIKKELQRWEADCVLHDGAPNVGLNWVHDAFQQNCLVLSALKLATQILRKNGTFVTKVFRSNDYSCLITVFEKLFKKVHVWKPAASRLESAEIFVVCEKYLKPPKVAPELLDHKKVFLEPDGHDAHKPNPQTILLGKKEKKAKAEGYEEGLLSVHKKVDATTFIQAHEYLEVLGGANEIVLDQEKWKNAPETNEEIREYLKDLKVCGPRELRKLLKWRKAMRSILEEELKALEKELGEENVPEVELNEDELEDKEMAEIDEMIARATEEERVALKKRKKKLLKAKAKIVRRRQLKMIIEGDHADQVEDIELFSLKKIRRARELNKLTADSVETPEIEGMNEDREGLGDGEWETRDGTGSDDEEENDDEVGEESSDESDNELINTEESGLSKLQKKESRADKWFGKEEIAGLLSDEDEDDEMDVIEKHMKRQSRNLHANTVSFEDDEMSNKKRRKRKNSDDGDVDVDGEHVKANEDEVEEGSKFTAEMAWEEEEFEDEDNRAAKREVSKAILGEDLKPKAKKRRLTPEQLALGEQLIYSSKSAREVEEWGWNRYANNDEGLPDWFVEDERKHYRKQLPVSKAQVEEYRKRLRELNARPCKKVAEAKTRKQRRALRRLQAAKKKAEGVLENENLEHAEKVREMKKIYAAANKKERKKTELVVMTKGKKGKISRPNGRYKLVDSRMKKDLRAMKSKEKTKGRGKRPCPSSFFSVDNRYALHCSAIHNSTREYFVGGRRYLHASS
- a CDS encoding hypothetical protein (NECATOR_CHRIII.G11875.T1), with product MGKKVKIGKQRRDKYYKLAKEAGYRSRAAFKLIQLNKRFEFLQNSRATVDLCAAPGGWMQVATQNMPVSSLVIGVDLVPIKPIANCIALQGDITTEKTRQAIKKELQRWEADCVLHDGAPNVGLNWVHDAFQQNCLVLSALKLATQILRKNGTFVTKVFRSNDYSCLITVFEKLFKKVHVWKPAASRLESAEIFVVCEKYLKPPKVAPELLDHKKVFLEPDGHDAHKPNPQTILLGKKEKKAKAEGYEEGLLSVHKKVDATTFIQAHEYLEVLGGANEIVLDQEKWKNAPETNEEIREYLKDLKVCGPRELRKLLKWRKAMRSILEEELKALEKELGEENVPEVELNEDELEDKEMAEIDEMIARATEEERVALKKRKKKLLKAKAKIVRRRQLKMIIEGDHADQVEDIELFSLKKIRRARELNKLTADSVETPEIEGMNEDREGLGDGEWETRDGTGSDDEEENDDEVGEESSDESDNELINTEESGLSKLQKKESRADKWFGKEEIAGLLSDEDEDDEMDVIEKHMKRQSRNLHANTVSFEDDEMSNKKRRKRKNSDDGDVDVDGEHVKANEDEVEEGSKFTAEMAWEEEEFEDEDNRAAKREVSKAILGEDLKPKAKKRRLTPEQLALGEQLIYSSKSAREVEEWGWNRYANNDEGLPDWFVEDERKHYRKQLPVSKAQVEEYRKRLRELNARPCKKVAEAKTRKQRRALRRLQAAKKKAEGVLENENLEHAEKVREMKKIYAAANKKERKKTELVVMTKGKKGKISRPNGRYKLVDSRMKKDLRAMKSKEKTKGRGKRSHSGRGRR